GATATCTCAAAATCAGGTGAAATAATTCCAGTGAACTGATGCTTTAGGCTGTGGTTAGAGGCTTCAGTTCTGAGAAGCAGCTCATCACACATACAGTCTTTAAATAGCACAGTGGTTATATGATGTCACCACACAGGATGTCTGGGTATTGAAGTCATTCTGAGCTGCTGTGTTGcattaactctatatgaaccagtctgttggttaactctatatgaaccagtctgttggttaactctatatgaaccagtctgttggttaactctatatgaaccagtctgttggttaactctacacgaaccagtctgttggttaactctatatgaaccagtctgttggttaactctatatgaaccagtctgttggttaactctatatgaaccagtctgttggttaactctacacgaaccagtctgttggttaactctatatgaaccagtctgttggttaactgtatatgaaccagtctgttgcaTTAACTCTACACGAACCAGTCggttggttaactctatatgaaccagtctgttggttaactgtatatgaaccagtctgttgcattaactctatatgaaccagtctgttggttaactgtatatgaaccagtctgttgcattaactctatatgaacctgtctgttggttaactctacatgaaccagtctgttggttaactctacatgaaccagtctgttggttaactctatatgaaccagtctgttggttaactctgtatgaaccagtctgttgcattaactctatatgaacctgtctgttggttaactctgtatgaaccagtctgttgcattaactctatatgaacctGTCTGTTGGTTAACcctatatgaaccagtctgttggttaactctgtatgaaccagtctgttggttaactctatatgaaccagtctgttgcactaaaacataattctggcttattttcatagttttgttcatcatttctatcagtagTAACAACATCGTACTCAACAAGTTAATATCAGAGATCTgtgaacatggtgacatcattAAAAAGACGTCTGATAGGTCagaaacacgagcagtcagacgatcagacaggaaacaaaccaACATGTTAGTTTTCCTTTAACTCTGTATGAAGCGTCTGTTGagcttgtgttcatgtgttcatctcatctgctgctcttcagAGAAGAAGTAGAAAGTAGAAGCAGTGAGGTCgagaaaaaaggttttaaagttTCAGACTTTAAAGTTTCAGACTGACCAGGCAaagagatgtttgtttttccttcattttttgtctttttgtgagGATTATTTTCACCCCAGAATAATTGAGAGTACCTCATACTGCAATAGCTCAGTTTTCTAGTTACTGAAAATTTAACACGTTATTTTCATACACAAATTATAATTGTTTGTAGCATCGACttcaacatctgtgtgttttcagtgagatgagctctgagctgctgcaaagcctcacagtgtttgttcagttcacagctctgcaacaatataaatattaattttctgattttctctgcaggactccaggctgaagataaacaccaaccaacaggtaaaaagagagaatatatcTCATCTGGTCTGGGAACGCCTctgatcccccaggaggagctggaggacgtTACTCGCACCTCCATCAGTGCTGCACAATGAAtccactttggtttatgaacaaATACCCTCaaaactaataactaataaaacgcatggcattgtgggattgtttgcaggaagtagtgtacatgacatgaacacgacttttttgttccattgtggATCATTTGAGGCTCTAAATGTTGGATAAATTTACACACAGAATTcagacactgaaacaaaatggaGGAGGGTAAATAGAGTGAACTTTGTAGTAAATAGTGcgtgatttcagacacagtctTAGTCTTGCTTCTATATCTGGTCTCTTGTGTATTGTATCCCACAatcctctgttttcctccaggTTCTCAGTGTGAAAGCACAGCCAAGGCTGACATCGTACTGTTGGTCTGTGAATCCAGGAACACCACCTCTGAAGACCATGAAAACATTAAGTCCTTTCTAACTCAAATAGTCAACAACTTCAACATCGGCCCTCACAAAGTCCAGATCGGTAATATTTTCACTACTACAACTATTCACACTACTGCTCCtggtactattactactactgcttgTGTATAAAGtactaaaaatactaaaatctttacaccacaatgtgaaaatattcaaatacaggTGCAGGTCCCGAATTCAAAATGAGCAACAAAGCAGTAAAATGGGACATGATAACCAGAGTATTCAAGGTTATGGCTGATGTGAGGATAaaaggaccataccagtggttttacatgtttaagcTAAATAACTGCTGTCTGCATACAGCCTCCATTACTGCCagttatttcccaaaacatgcagacatattttagctttgtaataacttgcagaattctcaaaatgttcaaaatgaaatgttcaggtGATACACCTACCTTAAAATCCAGTGCTTCATctactgaaacacacatttataactcATAGTAATTATGATTCAGCTTGTAAAACAATCTTTTATCCAGACACTGATTTCCATGGtggagatatactgtacattccttCTGTGTAGGTCGGTGTTGGATCAGTTAGCAGGACAGATGTTCTGACTGAACAGACTCTGTGAAGCACACCGCATTTCTGAACAAAACATTCTAGCTAGGAGGGATGCACAACTTTGTCATGTTGGTTCATCCACAGCATCACTGCCTCGCTCCAGCTCCTCCAACAATGGTGTCAATGTCCATTTCCTCCAGGAAGGAGACTCTAAAGTCATGTACCAGAGTCAGACAGTAGACTCAGGGGTTAttagcctgttagcctgttGGTCCTACTGGACTGAACTGCTGGAATGGTCCTTTAAGTCCTCTCGTCCCTCTATGCATATGCAGATTAGTAcagacatcagtgtgtgtgagacatgtgatgtgtgtgtatgagtgttggTGCAACGATGACAACAagataacagtaataacagtaataaaccaacaattatcattatcatcattgttATTCTATTAAAATCAAAAGCTGGGTCAATGTGtcagtttcacacatttctgtgttttctgcaggtCTGCTTCAGTACGCTGACAGATCAGTGACCCAGTGGTACCTGAACGCCCATCAGACCAAACAATCCCTGCTGGAGGCCATAGCCAACCTGCCACAGGAAGGAGGAGACTACGACTACTACACAGGTAATTTAACAGCAGGCTGTCTGATCCACACCAGCTTTACACTGTGAGGGACTAAGGCAGAGACTCTGATTAGAtccaaatatatttactttctgtATTTAGGTCTGTCAGCGGTGGAAAGTGAAACTGTCAGTGATCTgtattttgtacaaaattttaacttaaagtatttatagtatagaatatattgaatatatccagcaatttgtgaatgaaattcaCCTGTTTGACAGATCAAGAAAACTGTGTCTCTGCTAACAAATAACATCTTCagaacagacttcagataaagTTAGTAGgaagtattttcatttatggTGATTCCAGAAATAGTAGAGTTACAACAGAAATTGGATGAATGATGACAGTAATTTCTATTATTGTTACGatcataatattaataataatgttattgttaTAGTCttatgattattaatattgtgatataacaTTATTGTTATAGTATCATGGTATAATGTTATATATCACAGACTGCTGATGCTGTTATAGTGATAgtgattataataattatagtaatacaaataaaagtagaatttgaagctctgtgattggatgtttctgactgaaatgcatcttgggagtcgtagttaacttctcTCTTTCAGATTTTATGTCTACAGGCTTCtagctttgactttttatcaaagaaccagatattttgtTACACAGGTGTTGAAGTGGtgcagctgtcagtcacctaACAGTCTATGAACAAAGTAACGGGACCTTTATGTCTGGAACAAgcaacacatgaaataaagtctctgtatcttttaaagcctctttatttctgtcatacaGGAAGAGCTCTGAGTCACATCCAATATGATTTGTTTCAACCCAATAAGGGAATGCGTTCAGACTCCCAAAAAATTCTCATCCTGATTACTGATGGAGAGTCTCAGGACGACGTATCCCTCGACTCACAGCGCCTGAGAGACGACGGTATTGAGATCTACACTATTGGTGATTGACTTTCTCTCTGCAACTCTGAAACTACATTATTTTACCATGAAAGAATAAAGTGACATTAACATGAATTAAACATGATATTTTGCTACAATGAAAACGTTAGTTAGTAAGACTCTTAAGATGATGTGTATGACTGCATTTAtagtttatataatttaatgtctTACATTATTAAATCAAGTCTTTTAATAGTGGGCTGAAATGAATTAAACCAATCTGCTGCTCACAAGGAAGAAAGTAAATCTAAATATGTGGTGTGCTTTGGTAGTGATAATGAAGGACATATGATTTCTGTTTAATGGGATTAAACATGTACAACCatcagttttaacatttttctctcaggtGTAAAGAATGTAAACGAGACTCAGCTGAGGACCATCGCCTCAGATCCTGATGAAATTCACATGTTCAGTGTCATCGACTCCTCGTTCCTCCTGGACATCGTTGCCAACCTCACCATCAACCTCTGTAACAGTGCCAACAGCTTAGGTAGGCAAAGAGTCTGTTATCATCAAACAGTGATACATGTTAACACCACACTGATCTGCTGGTGTCAGAATTAATCTTTAGATATCAagttttaaaagctgttaaacATTTTGGATTCTTGCAGTTAGATATAAAGTTATCTTATTGCTGGTTAGTACTTTCTTTTCATCTATTGTATAAGAAAATCAGAATATTGTCAGACTCAGGTatgataaaagagaaaagatcaGACACACTAGACTTTCAGCTGTTTCCAGTATTTCAAAGTTCTGTTGAAGTTTTATAAATTGTCTGAGCTTAATGTCATTTGTACCAACATGGAATCACAGTGTGGACAGTAGGATGAAGGTCCAAGATGGAAGGGATGTGTTCAAACATGTCCGAAATTTGGCACTGGAAAAACGGTTTGGTAGTTTTTGCCTAATTATTGAATCACCAATCAAGAGGAACTCGGGGTTTCTGTAGCTCTTGTTGTACACGGAGAGATTAGAGGGTCCACCGATGGGGAAGTGCTCAGGCCGATCAGTAAGAGTGACCAGCAGGACATCTCATTACTACGACTCATTGTGAATTACTACTCTCATTATGAAACTCAACAGCAGGAGAGACTAACACAGGAACATTTTCTTCTGATTAATGTTACTGGAGAGCTGTTGAAGGAACCAGGAAAGAGACCCTGCTTCTTGACCCATCAAGAGGCCTCCCTGGTGGAGGTCCTGGGAAGGTGAAGACACGCTGCCGGTTAGTTCCTCCAGCGCGGTTAAAGAGTCAGACATCGTCATATCCTGTGGGGTcaaatagaagaagaaagaccGTAAGCCTTCACCTGACAACAGTTGCCCAGGAGgatttatttagtgttttttctcAAGCAGTGAATCCATTTTCTTCCGACACAAAGGCCGAGGCACCTGGAGTAACATCAGCCTCTAGTGCAGCCAACTGAGAGCCAAGTTGAGCCTGCCTTTGAAGGAATTCATTAACCCTTTGAACTCTGCAATAGAGATGGTCCACCAGTGCCTACATTGCTATTTTTGCTTATTGTGATGTAATTTCCAAGAATATCTTAAAATGCGTCATATCCCTAAAATCTGGACAACCTAATCTAAAAGGTTAAATAAGTCAATAAACCATAGTGATTGATATAAGTAttgaaaatgtcataaataaaaatatacaaaaaactgacttttttcatcaaatctgaataaacacaaaaaacatattgatcCAAAATCATTGTAAAtgtagaaacatgaaaaaaatatttctcagCACAACTAATATAACTagaaatatgtacattttttagttAATATATGCTCATTTTTATGAGCAGGGTGCAAGGTTGTTGTTGTAGTCGTCATGGTTGTCAACGACGACACACAGGCACTCTGAAAACCTTCCACATGAACAGTGTGTTTCTCAAACACaacttgcttttttttgtgcCCCTCCGTGGCCTTCTTGGACGCATCCTTACCCCTAGCAATTGCTACAGGTGTGTGATGGCACTGCTGCCTCTCCTGAGGTGCTTCTGAGAGGTCCAGGGACTCCACACCACTCAGCAGAGAGGAGCTCCTGGGAAGCATCATGGCTGCTCACCTCTGGTGGCACACAGCTGTTTGTAGCAGCCATGTCAAAAAAGTGATACAAAATTGTCTTGTACCACTTTGTGCTCTTTTTGCATGTGGAGTAGTATCCAATGAGCTGGTCAGAGACGTCGACCCCCCCTATGAAGCGGTTGTACTCCCTCACAGCAGTAGGACCCTCTCATAACCATCGCTGGTTTTCCTCCCTCTCATCACTGAGTATGCAGTGTGTACTCAGACACCTCTCTCGTGTCCATCCACTTCACAAACAGGAGCTGCCCATCTCTGATCCACCGTATGGATCCTCTCAGAGATTTCCTCGTCAGGGTGTTCACCGTGGTTGCTGGTGTTCCCACTCTGCCCACAGGTCCCACAGGCTCCGATGCCAATGTCCCAGAGGTGCCTGAAGAGTGCTGGGCTGGTGTAGAAGTTATCACAATAAATGTGATAACCAGATCCCAGGTATTCTTTGTTTACAAGCGACTCAACAGCATCGAAGGAcagtccccccccccactgactgTTTTGGCCTTTcctgcattgtgtgtgtattgtgtttccAAGAGGTCTTGGAGGTGTTTGTATTTCATCTCCTTGATCTTCTGGCTCTCTGTGTAGAgtggtgtgactgcaggtgtgtctgcaggtgtgtctgcaggtgtgtctgtaggtgtgactgcaggtgcgtctgcaggtgtgactgcaggtgtgtctgcaggtgtgactgcaggtgcgtctgcaggtgtgactgcaggtgttactgcaggtgtgactgcaggtgcgtctgcaggtgcgtctgcaggtgtgactgcaggtgtgtctgcagatgTGACAGACTGGCTCCAGCTACTGTTTCGATGTTGATGACCTACAGTAGTGGGAGGGCACCTTCAGGAGATCCTGAAGAAAACTCCTCATGAAGTCATGAGCCTCACCTCTGTGGCATGTTGCTGCATGCTTCTGTGTACGTTCTGTGTCTTGCACCCAGTGAAGAGCAGAACATTCTCCTATTGCAAGcgttgacaaaaacaaactcctgcacaccctctttctctgcccatcaactttcaaaaagaaaacaagagtaGATGACCTTGAATTTTCAcacctcttctcctctgtactGGGGTGACGTCTACCAAACGACGCACATACAGTCGTTTCTCTTCCCAGTTCATGTTCTCCTAAAAGCTTTTAAAGATCTTCTCCCTGTCTGCCTCTCCAATTTTACTGTAGTGATGCTTGGAGGacttcacacatgcagctgacCGGCATCTTGGTCTCATAAGTCGGGGCTCCTTGGTAATCTCTTCATCCTTGATCCTCCCAATGTAGGGCTGTCCCAtcattcttctctttttctgcacaCACCTCGTCCAATTACTTTCATTGTTGTGCTTTCTTCCTCCAACTGTGTCATCCTCAGCCCCAAAaagtacaacaacaaaataatattagtgtgtgtgtctgttatcCATTGTGACTACTGCTGTGAAATGTGCTCATCTATCCACTCAACACTCATTATAACTCTTATACATTGTAATATCAATTCCTATACAACTCATCAATCATTATCACATTATTCACGCTACCTGTGTCCACTTCAAattcctctctctctacactCTCCAGTTGtgtctcctcatcctctctctgaGCTGGCATCACCTCTCCCTACTTCTGGGTCTTCTGctctgtcactctctccatctgtgctgtcactgtctgtatctgtgtctATAACTGGCCGTAGCTTGCTCACCTCCTCATATGACACATTGACCATTGCACACATTTCCTCCAGGGACACAGACATTgctactgtaaaaataaaaaatcaaacaaacaaaaaaacacagtcatATCAGCTTAAGTTGCCTCAACAGGTTATATTAGCATCATGTTGATGTAAGAAGTTTGTTATCTAGCAAACTAGACGACACGTCTGTAATCTGTGCTATACAACTGTTCACTAAACACCGGCACTGAGCCTACCGGTGTTTAGTGAACACGGTTGGTAAAACAAAGTTGGCGGTTTGCGGGTCAGGTTGGGGTGGTtaattatttttgcatgttGGACGGTGCAGATTGTATGGTAGCCCTGAAGTGCAaatcactctctcactctctaatCTGTTCTTACTTTCAAATTCAGAAGAAGCTTTATTGGTAtgaatgttgcaggtaaatagtccccaaactaatgatggttctctctctccagactctgtcaggctggtgaatgggactagtctgtgttcaggcagactggaggtgaagtctgagcagtcgtggtcctcagtgtgtgaagctgactttgaccagcaggatgcagaggtggtctgtagggagctcggctgtggggctccttcagtcctccagggggtgctctatggagaagtggaggctccgatgtggaccaaagagttccagtgtggaggccatgagtctgctctcctggactgtggaagatcagactcagctagaagcacctgctcacctggcaaagctgttggactcacctgctcaggtagaagaggagctgcagctttgatttggcttcatttctgttctaatgaaactcactttattcttttactgatgactctcttgtttctgttcagagcctgtcaggttggtgggaggagccagtcgctgtgcaggtacactggaggtgaaacggggagagtggagaccagtgagATACTCTGACTGGACCCTgaaggaagcagctgcagcctgcagaaatctggactgtggctctgctgtttcaacaggaagcagagaTGAAGCCTCAGACAGACCTGTATGGTGGATCAGTTCTGactgtgttcattctggatCTACACTGAGGGACTGTGTATCATCatattcctcttcctccatcatggagatcacctgctcaggtaagtccatcagtgacatcatctatgacagtaatattttccttcctctgtcacagtgatagttgctggtttccattggactgaactgtaaacttatccaggacgacggcatcctaaagggtagagaagttagcttgttcctggaggctcattgcgtcaaactgagacaatctgcagctttaaggaTATTCACACTACAAGAGAAAGcaggagtagtagtagttttgagttacaatatactgtatgtatatgatatttaatcattaacattaacagtgtAAACAGACCAGTTTGCTGCTCTCTGTCAGCTCAGTGTCAACATGATGATCAGATGTACTGACTTCAGACTAGTGATCAGTTTCATTAGGATTCTATCAATAATACTACTCTCATCAATACTCCTTATCAGTTCTTTTTCATCACAAAAGAATCTTTActacttttaaatgattatttaaataatatcaTAAATCCAGAACAggattataatgtatttatatttttatctcaGGTTTTTACTGTTTAATACTGGATCCAAGTCAGAACCAGGTTTCAGGGGGCATCCCTACCTCAGACCAGCGTTAACAATTACAGTTCACTGTAGTCTGAGCTGAGGTCTGATAGCATGAGCTGCTACTGCTGAAAGCAATAATCtgacagaggaaaacaggaggagTCTAATTCAGattagctgtagcttcatcCATTATTCTCCTGTGAACAGAGTTATGAGGGGGCGTGACTACCTTATAACAGAGAGACGCCTCCTTTTAAAGttgtacatatttttatttccttttatttatttttgtcatgctGTCAATGCTGCAAGTGGTCTGTCTGTATTacttgtttttatcatgtttttcttaaacAGTATGTTGCTGCTTGTCTTGGCCAGGACACTCTTGCAAAAGAGATTTTGGATCTTAATGAGGTTTATCTGGTAAAATAAAGCTTAAAGGTTCTATATCGTCGCTGTCGGGTTCAAACCTTCTATGTCTAAAAACGTTAATTTTCAGGAAATGAAAAAccctgtgttttttaaataattgaacaCTGCATCCTCACAGTTGATACTGTGTCTTTATATATGGTCAGATACTGAAATGTGTcattatattattcatattttaccaAAATCAAGCTCAAATGGAGTTAGCAGGTTTTGGACCAGTGAATGTCGAGATGCGTGTTTTGTCCGTCATTGATTAGAACGGCCACGTCATATCATCAACTTACTGGTTACAAAGTTTATTGTAGCTATGTGTGCGCTTAGTTTTTCCTGTTATAGAATACAATTGGCCAAAATCTCTAGTTGTAAAAGATGAAGTGCTATGAACAGGCTATTGAGGACAGTATTGGCTATGACTAGACAACAAATGCTGGACTAAACTGCACTCCAACCCGCCGTGGTTCGCCTGCGTTCTTCTCCGCTCCCACGTCTCAAGCctcaaatacataaaacattaacctTTACAGACTTGGTGTTTGTTGCATCAAGAACACACTGTACTTCCTCAGCCGGTTCTTTATACAGCCGTGCATTGCAGCTTTTGCATTGCAAACAACCAGAGACTTTCTACTAATGCTGTGTATTCTTCTGCAGTTGAATGAAGTTACGGCAGGTtgtacaaaacagcaacagggCTAACTGAATGCAAGACTATTGTGAATAATACTAGTTCAAATATTTTCTAATACAATACTCACAGGTATGTAGTGCAGCCTTGTTAGACAATTGATTACATGCatatttgttgaaaatatgtgttttatataacaATGACAcaccaacaataaataaataaatcaatgacagtaaataaataaatacatcaattCATGTTAAATCGATATAAACATTCAGGTAGTCCATCATCAAATGAAGTGATGCTGCactaacaataacaaacacacaatgaacaTTAACAGTTTATCTACAACTTCCTACAACAATGTATCTATCCATTTATCCACAACGATGTGTCAAAAACCAACAATCATCAACAATTTATTAACAGTGTAtcgctttgtgtgtttgtgtgtgtagataactgtatgtgagtgactgagtgtgtgtgtattgtgtttccAAGTGTTTCAGGTTGTCATTAAAGCTGTGGAAGTCTTTGGGTGTGACTTCCATGAGGTCTTGGAGGTGTTTGTATTTCATCTCCTTGATCTTCTGGCTCTCTGTGTAGAGtagtgtgactgcaggtgcgtctgcagATGTGACAGACTGGCTCCAGCTACTGTTTCGATGTTGATGACCTACAGTAGTGGGAGGGCACCTTCCAGAGATCCTGAAGAAAACTCCTCATGAAGTCATGAGCCTCACCTCTGTGGCATGTTGCTGCATGCTTCTGTGTACGTTCTGTGTCTTGCACCCAGTGAAGAGCAGAACATTCTCCTATTGCAAGcgttgacaaaaacaaactcctgCACACCCTCTTTGTCTGCCCATCAactttcaaaaagaaaacaagagtaGATGACCTTGAATTTTCAGAGCTCTTCTCCTCTGTACTGGGGTGACGTCTACCAAACGACGCACATACATTCGTCTTCCCAGTTCATGTTCTCCCAAAAGCTTTTAAAGATCTTCTCCCTGTCTGCCTCTCCAATATTACTGTAGTGATGCTTGGAGGacttcacacatgcagctgacCGGCATCTTGGTCTTATAAGTCGGGGCTCCTTGGTAATCTCTTCATCCTTGATCCTCCCAGTGTAGGGCTGTCCCAtcattcttctctttttctgcacaCACCTCGTCCAATTACTTTCATTCTGTGCTTTCTTCCTCCAACTGTGTCATCCTCAGCCCCaaaaagtacaacaaaataatattagtgtgtgtgtctgttatcCATTGTGACTACTGCTGTGAAATGTGCTCATCTATCCACTCAACACTCATTATAACTCTTATACTTTGTAATATCAATTCCTATACAACTCATCAATCATTAACACATTATTCACGCTACCTGTGTCCACTTCAAattcctctctctctacactCTCCAGTTGtgtctcctcatcctctctctgaGCTGGCATCACCTCTCCCTACTTCTGGGTCTTCTGctctgtcactctctccatctgtgctgtcactgtctgtatctgtgtctATAACTGGCCGTAGCTTGCTGGCCTCCTCATATGACACATTGACCATTGCACACATTTCCTCCAGGGACACAGACATTgctgctgtaaaaataaaaaatcaaacaaacaaaaaaacacagtcatATCAGCTTAAGTTGCCT
This sequence is a window from Thunnus albacares chromosome 20, fThuAlb1.1, whole genome shotgun sequence. Protein-coding genes within it:
- the LOC122971148 gene encoding collagen alpha-1(XII) chain-like; translated protein: MNKVTGPLCLEQATHEIKSLYLLKPLYFCHTGRALSHIQYDLFQPNKGMRSDSQKILILITDGESQDDVSLDSQRLRDDGIEIYTIGVKNVNETQLRTIASDPDEIHMFSVIDSSFLLDIVANLTINLCNSANSLGRQRVCYHQTVIHVNTTLICWCQN